The Pseudofrankia inefficax genome window below encodes:
- a CDS encoding uracil-DNA glycosylase family protein, protein MTEFDPGYGQEPYASLVAGCPGPEVNPAADFRVEWGPIFHRGRLDGTARLLVLGQDPAAHEAIARRILIGTAGRRIQGFLAKLGITHSYTMINTFVYSVYGQTGGNRHAHDPAIGAYRHRWLDALTATNPIDAVVALGTLADKAFHHWRATPTGSQYSGAYQHILHPTYPDSSTAADGDPTAAMAAMLANWNAALDVLHPAITHPDLVTPLVHYGDDLTPGDLATIPERDLPAGLPAWMRADEAWASRQGTSPVERRATIVVTIPTDLRPF, encoded by the coding sequence ATGACCGAGTTCGATCCCGGCTACGGCCAGGAACCGTACGCCAGCCTCGTGGCGGGCTGCCCGGGCCCGGAGGTCAATCCGGCGGCGGATTTCCGCGTCGAGTGGGGGCCGATCTTCCACCGCGGCAGACTCGACGGAACCGCCCGTCTCCTGGTGCTAGGGCAGGACCCGGCCGCGCATGAGGCGATCGCGCGGCGGATCCTCATCGGCACCGCCGGGCGCCGTATCCAGGGCTTTCTCGCGAAGCTTGGGATCACCCACAGCTACACGATGATCAACACGTTTGTGTACAGCGTCTACGGCCAGACCGGCGGGAACCGGCACGCCCACGACCCGGCGATCGGTGCCTACCGCCACCGCTGGCTCGACGCACTGACCGCGACCAACCCCATCGACGCCGTCGTCGCGCTCGGAACCCTGGCTGACAAGGCTTTTCACCACTGGAGGGCGACGCCGACGGGCAGCCAGTACAGCGGTGCCTACCAGCACATCCTGCATCCCACGTACCCCGACAGTTCCACCGCGGCCGACGGTGACCCAACTGCGGCGATGGCGGCGATGCTCGCCAACTGGAACGCCGCTCTCGATGTCCTGCACCCGGCGATCACCCACCCCGACCTTGTGACGCCGCTGGTGCACTACGGCGACGACCTCACGCCCGGCGACCTCGCGACAATCCCCGAGCGGGACCTGCCCGCGGGACTGCCTGCCTGGATGCGCGCCGACGAGGCCTGGGCAAGCCGGCAGGGCACCTCCCCCGTCGAGCGGCGAGCGACCATAGTCGTCACCATCCCG
- a CDS encoding amidohydrolase family protein, protein MAVAQPTNSDGGPRFALRGRIVTMDAADTVLPDGAIYVSGGVIDAVTPADAPPPAGHEAIVPVATGGTVYPGLIELHNHLPYDVLRLWDVPRRYTNRDQWAGTADYHRLVTGPMTVLGSDPTLMPAVVRYVETKALVNGTTTSQGIALFSNTGARHMYRGVVRNVEQTDDPTLPAALSRIADVEATDAAKFLARLRGNHRLLLHLAEGIDTAARNHFLALQLEDGQWAITDNLVGIHCTGLHPEDFQVLAAHGGSMVWSPLSNLLLYGQTSDIAAAKAAGVRIGLGADWSVSGSKGLLGELKAARLASTAAGGVFTDRDLVAMATRDAATILQWNGKLGTLETGRYADLLVIDTTTADPYTALIDARDHDIILVTIAGIPRYGTTTLMHTLTADDDQPAPEDPHLDGPGKRLLYLRQDTADPTVEALSLTEATGRLTTALADLPNHVAQPSAAATFAAAGGRPRWRLALDEIEPTGLALRPHLPLRTGAARPRETTPNESPPGPFTHAAPAQHPVALDQLTSQDDEEFRQILGAEHNLPDGFGKSLTDLLT, encoded by the coding sequence GTGGCAGTGGCGCAGCCGACCAACTCTGACGGCGGACCGCGGTTCGCGTTGCGCGGCCGGATCGTGACCATGGATGCCGCCGACACCGTCCTGCCCGACGGCGCCATCTACGTTTCCGGCGGGGTCATCGACGCGGTCACCCCCGCCGACGCACCGCCGCCTGCCGGCCATGAGGCGATCGTCCCGGTGGCGACGGGTGGCACGGTCTATCCGGGGCTGATCGAGCTGCACAACCACCTGCCCTACGACGTGCTGCGCCTATGGGACGTGCCCCGCCGCTACACGAACCGCGACCAGTGGGCCGGCACCGCCGACTACCACCGCCTGGTCACCGGGCCGATGACCGTCCTGGGCTCCGACCCGACGCTCATGCCCGCCGTCGTGCGCTACGTCGAAACGAAAGCCCTCGTCAACGGCACCACCACCAGCCAGGGCATCGCCCTGTTCAGCAACACCGGAGCCCGCCACATGTACCGCGGCGTCGTCCGCAACGTCGAACAAACCGACGACCCGACACTCCCCGCCGCGCTGTCCCGCATCGCCGACGTCGAAGCCACGGACGCGGCCAAATTCCTCGCCCGCCTCCGCGGCAACCACCGGCTCCTGCTCCACCTCGCCGAAGGCATCGACACCGCCGCCCGCAACCACTTCCTCGCCCTGCAACTGGAAGACGGCCAGTGGGCCATCACCGACAACCTCGTCGGCATCCACTGCACCGGCCTACACCCCGAGGACTTCCAGGTTCTGGCCGCCCACGGCGGGTCGATGGTCTGGTCGCCGCTGTCGAACCTGCTGCTGTACGGCCAGACCTCCGACATCGCCGCCGCCAAGGCCGCGGGTGTCCGCATTGGCCTGGGTGCCGACTGGTCCGTCTCCGGGAGCAAAGGCCTCCTCGGCGAGCTCAAGGCCGCCCGCCTCGCCTCCACCGCCGCCGGCGGCGTGTTCACCGACCGCGACCTCGTCGCCATGGCCACCCGCGATGCCGCCACCATCCTGCAATGGAACGGAAAACTCGGCACCCTCGAAACCGGCCGCTACGCCGACCTCCTCGTCATCGACACCACCACCGCGGACCCCTACACCGCGCTGATCGACGCCCGCGACCACGACATCATCCTCGTCACCATCGCCGGCATCCCCCGCTACGGCACCACCACCCTCATGCACACCCTCACCGCCGACGACGACCAGCCCGCACCCGAGGACCCCCACCTCGACGGACCGGGAAAGCGGCTCCTCTACCTCCGGCAGGACACAGCCGACCCCACCGTCGAAGCACTCTCCCTCACCGAAGCCACCGGCCGACTCACCACCGCGCTCGCCGACCTCCCGAACCACGTTGCGCAACCATCCGCCGCAGCGACCTTCGCAGCCGCCGGAGGCCGGCCCCGCTGGCGACTCGCCCTCGACGAGATCGAACCCACCGGGCTCGCCCTACGTCCTCACCTGCCCCTCCGCACCGGCGCCGCCCGCCCCCGCGAGACCACGCCGAACGAGTCGCCGCCCGGACCGTTCACCCACGCCGCGCCGGCCCAGCATCCCGTCGCCCTCGACCAGCTCACCTCGCAGGACGACGAAGAATTCCGCCAGATCCTCGGCGCCGAGCACAACCTGCCCGACGGCTTCGGTAAAAGTCTCACCGATCTGTTGACCTGA
- a CDS encoding toll/interleukin-1 receptor domain-containing protein: protein MTNDAGKVVRAWDFFISYTAADRQWAEWIAWQLEDAGYSVLVQAWDFVPGSNWMLGMQRGVSCARRMIALLSVSYIGSVYGGEEWHAALAADPEGFARKLLPVRIEDCERPGLLRNVVGFDLFDCEPDATCAHLLEQVAHSLKGRAKPAVPPAFPVNRRPRAVEPAFPSPADPATPRHLFGTPLAVLTGHTHEVNTGSFSPDGLLLVTTSRDNTARLWDVATGQQRAVLSGHTGVVWSVDFSPDGALLVTSSWDGTARLWDVATGRQRAVLTGHTGPVWWAAFSPSGDQIVTSSVDGTARCWDPSTARQQRVLTGHINTVYWAGYSPDGTLLATTSKDGNARLWEVATGRQRAVLTSHTDPIWAGAFSPDSTLLLTTSRDKTARLWDVATGEQRFSLSGHTDPVPWGGFSPDGTLIATTSRDKTARLWDAATGKQKAVLTGHTDPVWFASFSPDGTLLVTTSRDKTARLWDVATGEQRAILTGHTEPVAWGAAFTPDGDILATLSADRTVRLWAVGSSDAPRPRPER from the coding sequence GTGACGAACGACGCCGGAAAGGTCGTGCGGGCGTGGGACTTTTTCATCTCCTACACCGCCGCCGATCGGCAATGGGCGGAGTGGATCGCGTGGCAGCTGGAGGATGCCGGATATTCCGTGCTGGTCCAGGCGTGGGATTTCGTCCCCGGCTCGAACTGGATGCTGGGCATGCAACGAGGCGTCTCCTGCGCGCGCAGGATGATCGCCCTGCTGTCCGTTAGCTACATAGGGTCGGTGTACGGCGGCGAGGAATGGCACGCCGCGCTCGCCGCGGACCCGGAAGGCTTCGCGCGCAAACTGCTTCCCGTCCGCATCGAGGACTGTGAGCGGCCTGGCCTGCTGCGCAACGTCGTCGGGTTCGACCTGTTCGACTGTGAACCGGACGCCACGTGTGCCCATCTGCTTGAACAGGTGGCGCACAGCCTCAAAGGGCGGGCCAAGCCCGCCGTCCCGCCAGCGTTTCCCGTGAACCGGCGTCCGCGGGCGGTCGAACCGGCCTTCCCATCACCGGCCGACCCTGCTACGCCACGCCATCTTTTCGGCACACCGTTGGCGGTCCTGACGGGCCACACCCATGAGGTGAACACCGGGTCTTTCTCTCCGGACGGCTTACTTCTTGTCACGACCTCCAGAGACAACACGGCGCGGCTGTGGGACGTGGCCACCGGCCAGCAGCGAGCGGTTCTGTCCGGTCACACCGGTGTCGTGTGGTCAGTGGATTTCTCTCCCGACGGCGCCCTGCTCGTCACGTCCTCCTGGGATGGGACAGCGCGCCTGTGGGACGTCGCCACCGGCCGCCAGCGCGCCGTGCTGACCGGCCACACCGGACCCGTCTGGTGGGCGGCGTTCTCCCCGAGCGGCGACCAGATCGTCACCAGTTCCGTCGACGGGACAGCGCGGTGCTGGGATCCCTCAACGGCGCGACAACAACGCGTGCTCACTGGTCACATCAACACCGTCTACTGGGCTGGCTACTCCCCAGACGGCACCCTGCTCGCCACCACCTCCAAGGACGGGAACGCCCGTCTGTGGGAGGTGGCCACCGGCCGCCAGCGCGCCGTCCTCACCAGCCACACCGACCCAATCTGGGCGGGCGCATTCTCCCCGGACAGCACGCTGCTCCTGACCACCTCCAGAGACAAGACAGCGCGGCTGTGGGACGTCGCCACCGGCGAACAACGATTCTCGCTCTCCGGCCATACCGATCCCGTGCCGTGGGGAGGGTTCTCCCCGGACGGCACTCTGATCGCCACTACCTCCAGAGACAAGACGGCACGGCTGTGGGACGCCGCCACAGGCAAACAGAAGGCTGTTCTCACTGGCCACACGGATCCGGTGTGGTTCGCATCGTTCTCCCCCGATGGCACCCTGCTTGTCACCACGTCCAGGGACAAAACGGCACGGCTTTGGGACGTCGCCACCGGTGAACAGCGCGCCATCCTGACGGGACACACCGAACCGGTGGCCTGGGGCGCGGCATTCACCCCGGATGGCGACATCCTGGCGACCCTGTCCGCGGACAGGACGGTGCGCCTATGGGCGGTCGGTTCATCGGACGCGCCGCGGCCGCGACCCGAACGGTAG
- a CDS encoding alpha/beta hydrolase → MTLTGWPFLLLLGMIGLLCAVGTSLLWNRWPGWWALPGRAASLLLVMALGGVLALAQVNRSYGFYTSVSDLLGRPASPRSLAMPAHSGTGSQVTVLTPDWAALGRRDSRHGHGLLLNVLYPGMRSGLTHHGLLYLPAAYFTGNAQRRFAAVEVFHGYPGSPETFPQLMNIQARLETEIAAGRVPPVVLVIPQVYAGGHSSECVNAVHGEQWETYLSVDVLDDVTRTFRVDASRSWATLGISTGGFCAANVALHHPERYAAAASISGYFTAGQDPGTPGLYQGSRFASRDNSPLWWVRYRNPVAPPLFLSASGGDPGAMAEARAMTATLRHYAPSLPTTTMLTASGGHNWGVFSAAFGPAIDWIAQYLPGPLVAPPTDLS, encoded by the coding sequence ATGACCCTCACGGGATGGCCGTTCCTGCTCCTGCTGGGCATGATCGGCCTGCTGTGCGCCGTGGGCACCTCCCTGTTGTGGAATCGGTGGCCCGGCTGGTGGGCGCTGCCCGGGCGTGCGGCCAGCCTGCTGCTGGTCATGGCGCTCGGCGGAGTCCTCGCGCTGGCGCAGGTCAACCGTTCGTACGGCTTCTACACCTCGGTCTCGGATCTGCTCGGCCGCCCCGCCAGCCCGCGTAGCCTCGCCATGCCGGCGCACTCCGGGACCGGCTCCCAGGTGACCGTGCTGACCCCGGACTGGGCCGCGCTCGGCCGCCGGGACAGCCGCCACGGCCACGGCCTCCTGCTGAACGTCCTGTACCCCGGGATGCGCAGCGGACTGACCCACCACGGCCTGCTCTACCTCCCCGCCGCCTACTTCACGGGCAACGCGCAGCGCCGGTTCGCCGCGGTGGAGGTCTTCCACGGCTACCCCGGCTCGCCCGAGACCTTTCCCCAGCTGATGAACATCCAGGCCCGCCTGGAAACCGAGATCGCCGCCGGCCGGGTCCCACCCGTTGTCCTGGTGATCCCGCAGGTCTACGCCGGCGGCCACAGTTCCGAGTGCGTCAACGCCGTCCACGGAGAGCAGTGGGAGACGTACCTGTCCGTCGACGTCCTCGACGACGTCACCAGGACCTTCCGCGTCGACGCCTCTCGTTCCTGGGCCACGCTGGGCATCTCCACCGGCGGGTTCTGTGCCGCGAACGTCGCGTTGCACCACCCCGAGCGCTACGCGGCGGCGGCCAGCATCTCGGGCTACTTCACCGCCGGCCAGGACCCGGGAACGCCAGGCCTTTACCAGGGGTCGAGGTTCGCCAGCCGGGACAACTCGCCCCTCTGGTGGGTCCGCTACCGCAACCCGGTCGCGCCCCCGCTGTTCCTCTCGGCCTCAGGCGGCGATCCGGGCGCGATGGCCGAGGCACGCGCGATGACGGCGACGCTGCGGCACTATGCCCCGTCTCTCCCGACGACGACCATGCTCACCGCGTCCGGTGGGCACAACTGGGGCGTGTTCTCCGCGGCCTTCGGCCCGGCGATCGACTGGATCGCTCAGTACCTGCCCGGCCCGCTCGTCGCGCCACCCACAGACCTCAGCTGA
- a CDS encoding N,N-dimethylformamidase beta subunit family domain-containing protein, whose translation MTTSAPAGSDVLAENAKPGADCGLARLGRDHAIEGWLDRASISPGEPVRLYVSTTAPSFMVSVFRTGWYGGRGCRLVDQVTGLAGVRQPLPTPTPTVHTVATTWSPATTFQTGGWPPGDYLMRLDDAHGWQWYVPLTVRGPKAAGRIVILNAVTTWQAYNAWGGYSLYHGPDGQFADRARVVSFDRPYDYGDGAADFTGNEEPLVALAERLGLPLDYATDVDLDADPHLLDGARAVISLGHDEYYSRAMRDALTGARDRGTNLAFLGANAVYRRIRLSPSPYGPERTQAGYKVATEDPLYGKDNAQITANWPTPPLASPESALTGGMYQCNPVHADLVVWNPHQWLLSGTAATAGEHVPGMIGSEYDRYDATAPTPPNIEVLAHSPVTCRGAPDFSDVTYYTAASGAGVFDAGTSAWVCTLGDVCGAGASGPRIQAFTSQVTTNLLQAFAAGPAGQRHPAARSVPTDYAHKVTGLER comes from the coding sequence GTGACCACCTCGGCGCCCGCGGGCTCCGACGTGCTGGCCGAGAACGCCAAGCCAGGGGCCGACTGTGGGCTGGCACGGCTGGGCCGTGACCACGCGATCGAGGGCTGGCTTGACCGGGCGAGCATTTCCCCCGGTGAACCGGTCCGGCTGTACGTGTCGACGACGGCGCCCTCGTTCATGGTGTCGGTCTTCCGCACTGGCTGGTATGGCGGTCGGGGCTGTCGGCTCGTCGACCAGGTGACCGGCCTGGCCGGCGTCCGCCAGCCGCTGCCCACCCCGACCCCGACGGTGCACACCGTCGCGACGACCTGGAGCCCGGCGACGACGTTCCAGACCGGCGGCTGGCCGCCCGGGGACTATCTGATGCGGCTGGACGACGCGCACGGCTGGCAGTGGTATGTGCCGCTGACCGTGCGCGGTCCGAAGGCGGCGGGCCGGATCGTGATTCTCAACGCGGTGACGACCTGGCAGGCCTACAACGCCTGGGGCGGCTACAGCCTGTATCACGGCCCCGACGGCCAGTTCGCGGATCGGGCCCGCGTCGTCTCGTTCGACCGGCCCTACGACTACGGCGACGGCGCCGCCGACTTCACCGGCAACGAGGAGCCGTTGGTCGCGCTCGCCGAGCGGCTTGGCCTGCCGCTGGACTACGCGACCGACGTCGACCTGGACGCGGACCCCCACCTGCTCGACGGCGCCCGCGCGGTGATCTCCCTGGGCCACGACGAGTACTACTCGCGGGCGATGCGCGACGCGCTCACCGGCGCCAGGGACCGCGGCACGAACCTCGCGTTCCTCGGCGCCAACGCGGTCTACCGGCGGATCCGGCTGTCGCCGTCGCCGTACGGACCGGAGCGGACGCAGGCCGGCTACAAGGTCGCCACGGAGGACCCGCTTTACGGCAAGGACAACGCCCAGATCACCGCGAACTGGCCGACCCCGCCGCTGGCAAGCCCGGAAAGCGCCCTGACCGGTGGGATGTACCAGTGCAACCCCGTGCACGCCGACCTGGTCGTCTGGAATCCGCATCAGTGGCTGTTGTCCGGCACGGCCGCGACGGCCGGCGAACATGTCCCAGGCATGATCGGCTCGGAGTACGACCGCTATGACGCGACCGCGCCGACGCCACCCAACATCGAGGTGCTTGCCCACTCGCCGGTCACCTGCCGAGGCGCTCCGGACTTCTCCGACGTCACCTACTACACCGCCGCGTCAGGCGCCGGGGTGTTCGACGCGGGCACGAGCGCCTGGGTGTGCACGCTGGGCGACGTCTGCGGAGCCGGTGCGAGCGGGCCACGGATTCAGGCCTTCACCAGCCAGGTGACGACGAATCTGCTGCAGGCGTTCGCGGCGGGGCCGGCCGGTCAGCGACATCCGGCCGCGCGGTCCGTACCCACCGACTACGCCCACAAGGTCACCGGACTCGAACGCTGA
- a CDS encoding mycofactocin-coupled SDR family oxidoreductase, which yields MGKLEGKVAFITGAGRGQGRSHAVTLAGEGADIIAVDICEDIPTVNYEMASAEDLAQTVKEVEATGRSIVAVKADVRVKEQLKSALDQGLARFGRVDIVCANAGILPMNDRTLIEGFIDGMDVDFVGAHNTVAVVAPHLRAGASIIVTGSCAGLMKNTTEAMGKTGGVGYSFAKRLVFQYVETLALQLAPHNIRLNAVHPTNVNTRLLMNDDIYRSFRPDLVAAGKIPTREDAEVAFPAMQPMPIPYIEVGDASALVAFLASDDSRYITGLNIRLDAGSMLKGERAI from the coding sequence ATGGGCAAGTTGGAGGGCAAGGTCGCCTTCATCACGGGCGCCGGCCGCGGGCAGGGCCGCAGCCATGCCGTCACGTTGGCCGGCGAGGGCGCGGACATCATCGCGGTCGACATCTGCGAGGACATCCCGACCGTCAACTACGAGATGGCCAGCGCGGAGGACCTCGCGCAGACCGTCAAGGAGGTCGAGGCGACCGGACGCTCCATCGTGGCCGTCAAGGCCGACGTGCGGGTCAAGGAACAGCTGAAGTCCGCGCTCGACCAGGGCCTCGCCCGGTTTGGCCGGGTCGACATCGTCTGCGCGAACGCCGGCATTCTGCCGATGAATGACCGCACCCTGATAGAGGGTTTCATCGACGGCATGGACGTCGACTTCGTCGGCGCGCACAACACGGTCGCCGTCGTCGCGCCGCATCTGCGGGCGGGCGCCTCGATCATCGTCACCGGCTCGTGCGCGGGCCTGATGAAGAACACCACCGAGGCGATGGGCAAGACCGGTGGTGTCGGGTACTCGTTCGCCAAGAGGCTGGTCTTCCAGTACGTCGAGACGCTCGCCCTGCAGCTGGCCCCGCACAACATCCGGCTGAACGCGGTCCACCCGACCAATGTCAACACCCGGCTGCTGATGAACGACGACATCTACCGCTCGTTCCGCCCGGATCTCGTCGCCGCGGGCAAAATCCCGACCCGCGAGGATGCGGAGGTGGCCTTCCCGGCCATGCAGCCGATGCCGATTCCCTACATCGAGGTCGGCGACGCGTCGGCCCTGGTCGCGTTCCTCGCCAGCGACGACTCCCGCTACATCACCGGCCTCAACATCCGGCTCGACGCGGGCTCGATGCTCAAGGGCGAACGCGCGATCTAG
- a CDS encoding aldo/keto reductase, which yields MRYSRFGRTGVEVSSQCLGTMTFGRLGSTEPDECVPIINRALDGGINFIDTADVYSHGECEEIIGRAVKSRREEVVLATKCFFPMGGRLQRGSSRRWIAQAVEDSLRRLGTDRIDLLQIHKLDWDTELEETLGALTDLVRQGKVLYLGSSSFPADWIVEAQWAASRRGAERFVCEQPQYSIFARSVEQAVLPACQRHRMAVIPWSPLAGGWLTGKYQRGQEPPAGSRYDPTSPFMQGTVSTAAERADPTRFDAVDALRDVATQAGITLTSLALAFVASHPAITSTIIGPRTAKHLDDALDAADIELSPDILDAIDKIVPPGTDLPGIDHFTRYPSLLPAARRRPPHPST from the coding sequence ATGAGGTACAGCAGGTTTGGCAGGACGGGCGTCGAGGTGAGCAGCCAGTGCCTGGGGACGATGACGTTCGGCCGGCTGGGCAGCACCGAGCCCGACGAGTGCGTGCCGATCATCAATCGTGCCCTCGACGGCGGCATCAACTTCATCGACACCGCCGACGTGTATTCCCACGGCGAGTGTGAGGAAATAATCGGGCGAGCGGTCAAATCGCGCCGAGAAGAGGTGGTGCTGGCCACCAAGTGCTTCTTCCCCATGGGCGGTCGACTCCAGCGGGGTTCCTCCCGCCGATGGATAGCGCAGGCGGTCGAGGACAGCCTGCGACGGCTGGGCACCGACCGGATCGACCTCCTCCAGATACACAAGCTCGACTGGGACACCGAGCTGGAGGAAACCCTCGGAGCGCTCACCGACCTGGTACGGCAGGGAAAGGTGCTCTACCTCGGATCGTCCTCGTTCCCGGCGGACTGGATCGTCGAGGCACAGTGGGCGGCCTCGCGGCGCGGCGCGGAACGGTTCGTCTGCGAGCAGCCGCAGTACTCGATCTTCGCCCGCTCGGTGGAGCAGGCGGTGCTTCCTGCCTGCCAACGACACCGGATGGCCGTCATCCCGTGGAGCCCGCTCGCGGGTGGGTGGCTGACCGGCAAGTACCAGCGCGGCCAGGAGCCACCGGCCGGCTCACGGTACGACCCCACCAGTCCCTTCATGCAGGGGACCGTCAGTACTGCCGCGGAACGGGCGGACCCCACCCGTTTCGACGCGGTGGACGCCCTGCGTGACGTGGCAACCCAGGCGGGCATCACCCTCACCTCGCTGGCGCTCGCGTTCGTCGCGAGCCACCCCGCGATCACCTCGACGATCATCGGACCGCGTACGGCGAAGCATCTGGACGACGCTCTGGACGCCGCGGACATCGAGCTCAGTCCGGACATCCTCGACGCGATCGACAAGATCGTTCCACCGGGCACCGACCTCCCCGGCATCGACCACTTCACGCGCTACCCGTCCTTGCTGCCCGCGGCCCGCCGCCGACCACCGCACCCTTCTACGTAG